The Shewanella japonica genome has a window encoding:
- a CDS encoding aldose epimerase family protein, which yields MIEITALEPWQDPRGGSIERVRIDNGNIAIEILSLGGIIRELWTADKFGQRQNIVLGCDSVADYLAQQAYLGAIAGRYSNRIANGQLHYQGQDYQLDINQATNCLHGGRDGFHLKQWHMETLADGVRLTVDSPDGEMGFPGLCKVQLDYRLEGNNLLIDIQAQVDKACPISLTQHSYFNLEGADSETNVSHHIQVDAQQYLTMNDVGVPISMNETLGSDLDLSKPTPFSEQTQRAALSATNGFDHCYVLAQTNHDLVRFGCLSSPKSGRTMTIYTDQPGVQLYGANFLEGTKGFKGEIYQSHRAVCIEPQMLPDSPNQPHLPGEPWIAAGDTYHHHTRYEFGVL from the coding sequence ATGATTGAAATCACGGCATTGGAGCCATGGCAAGACCCTCGTGGTGGCAGCATCGAGCGTGTCCGAATCGATAACGGCAACATCGCAATCGAAATTCTAAGCCTAGGTGGGATCATTCGTGAATTATGGACTGCAGATAAATTTGGACAGCGTCAGAACATTGTACTGGGTTGTGACAGTGTCGCTGACTACTTAGCTCAGCAAGCCTATTTAGGAGCGATTGCAGGTCGCTATTCTAACCGTATCGCTAATGGTCAATTGCATTATCAAGGGCAAGACTATCAACTAGACATTAACCAAGCGACAAACTGCTTACATGGCGGTCGTGACGGGTTTCATTTAAAGCAATGGCATATGGAAACCTTAGCTGATGGAGTGCGGTTAACGGTCGACAGCCCTGATGGAGAAATGGGCTTTCCTGGGCTATGTAAAGTTCAGCTAGACTACCGTTTAGAAGGCAATAATTTACTTATCGACATTCAAGCTCAGGTCGATAAAGCCTGTCCTATTAGTTTGACTCAGCACAGTTACTTTAATTTAGAAGGCGCTGATAGTGAGACGAATGTGAGTCATCACATTCAAGTCGATGCCCAGCAATATTTAACCATGAACGATGTCGGCGTGCCTATCTCAATGAATGAAACGCTCGGCAGCGACTTAGATTTATCAAAACCGACGCCTTTTTCTGAGCAGACACAGCGTGCAGCATTAAGCGCTACCAATGGTTTTGACCATTGTTATGTATTAGCTCAGACAAATCATGATCTTGTTCGCTTTGGTTGCCTATCAAGCCCTAAAAGCGGCCGCACTATGACCATCTATACTGATCAGCCTGGCGTTCAGTTATATGGGGCAAACTTCCTTGAGGGAACAAAAGGTTTTAAAGGGGAGATTTATCAATCCCATCGCGCTGTATGTATTGAGCCGCAGATGCTACCAGACTCTCCAAATCAACCCCACTTACCGGGTGAGCCGTGGATTGCTGCAGGTGATACTTATCACCATCACACTCGCTATGAGTTTGGTGTGCTATAA